The Tursiops truncatus isolate mTurTru1 chromosome 6, mTurTru1.mat.Y, whole genome shotgun sequence genome includes a window with the following:
- the LOC109552404 gene encoding uncharacterized protein, translating into MANISGIYSLTDATDPSKHCLRRRAYCFTLSSGRAPQLQEPQTQAPELRTGSTAGIPEAWEPELGAPPPRLGRARPRREGACGRAGVSVAGGHFCAGSGARWHRSRAGRTRSRVGTRRPDPPRRLAPPGSSRQWPNQPDSPNLRRLPGFSRWLRTPRCRHSRGGPRAPSRPEPFRLAPLGGTEADGDLEELAGLRSVFVACEPLREAGAREFQRAVGGAARAAGRRRDRLRRLEADRDCASPSRSLRSASAGPAAGDGALAGAARTKRGPTPGTARRTRATRTRRRLWPPPGTQRALARLGRTSRHDCGTRPNSSPGKMQS; encoded by the exons ATGGCGAATATCAGTGGCATTTACAGCTTGACGGATGCT ACTGACCCGAGTAAACACTGTTTACGCCGAAGAGCCTACTGCTTCACTCTCAGCTCCGGCCGGGCCCCCCAACTCCAAGAGCCCCAAACTCAGGCTCCAGAGCTCCGCACGGGAAGCACAGCCGGGATCCCGGAGGCGTGGGAACCGGAGCTGGGCGCTCCTCCTCCCAGGCTGGGCAGAGCCAGGCCCCGCCGGGAAGGCGCGTGTGGCCGCGCCGGGGTCTCAGTCGCGGGCGGGCATTTTTGCGCGGGGTCAGGGGCGCGCTGGCACCGCTCCAGGGCTGGCAGAACGCGAAGCCGCGTCGGAACGCGCCGTCCCGACCCACCCAGGCGCCTCGCCCCGCCCGGAAGTTCCCGCCAGTGGCCAAACCAGCCCGACTCGCCGAATTTGCGGCGGCTCCCGGGGTTCAGCAGGTGGCTCCGGACTCCCCGCTGTCGCCACAGCCGGGGCGGACCGCGTGCCCCGTCGCGCCCGGAGCCCTTTCGGTTGGCCCCACTAGGCGGGACGGAGGCGGACGGGGACCTGGAAGAGCTAGCCGGGCTGCGCTCCGTCTTCGTCGCCTGCGAACCGCTCAGGGAAGCTGGAGCGCGAGAATTTCAGCGCGCTGTGGGCGGAGCTGCGCGTGCTGCCGGCCGACGCCGAGACCGGCTCCGGAGGCTGGAAGCCGACCGCGACTGCGCCTCACCTTCCAGGAGTTTGCGCTCGGCTTCCGCTGGGCCGGCCGCGGGGGACGGCGCCTTGGCTGGGGCTGCGAGAACCAAGCGGGGTCCGACCCCGGGGACAGCGAGGAGGACGAGGGCGACAAGGACGCGGCGGCGGCTCTGGCCGCCTCCTGGGACGCAGCGAGCCCTGGCTAGGCTTGGCAGGACTTCCAGGCACGACTGTGGGACGAGGCCAAATTCATCCCCAG gaaaaatGCAAAGCTGA